Proteins co-encoded in one Flavobacterium sp. M31R6 genomic window:
- a CDS encoding UDP-glucose--hexose-1-phosphate uridylyltransferase: MKNFDINEDPHRRFNPLINEWVLVSPHRAKRPWQGQNETIHTDALPEYDATCYLCPGNVRANGESNPNYESSFVFENDFAAVKQEPILFEEELKPTFFKAKPERGIARVVCFSPRHDLTLPEMELPAIETIIRTWQKEYTDLGSVDYINHVQIFENKGSVMGCSNPHPHGQIWAQSSLPTQVEKTQNSLKEYFDKNQSNLLLDYLKEELELKERIVIENEHFVALVPFWAIWPFETMIISKRHITKITEFTSEEVSAYASILKALTIKYDNLFETSFPYSSGIHQAPTDGESHREWQFHMHFYPPLLRSASVKKFMVGYEMMGEAQRDITPEKSAAVLKALPEVHYKNK; encoded by the coding sequence ATGAAAAATTTTGATATAAACGAAGATCCGCACAGACGTTTCAATCCATTAATTAACGAATGGGTTTTGGTGTCTCCGCACAGGGCAAAAAGACCTTGGCAAGGACAAAATGAAACAATTCATACCGATGCACTTCCTGAATATGATGCAACTTGTTATTTGTGTCCAGGGAACGTTCGTGCCAATGGGGAAAGTAACCCAAACTATGAATCGAGTTTTGTTTTCGAGAATGACTTTGCAGCCGTAAAGCAAGAGCCAATCTTGTTTGAAGAAGAGTTAAAACCAACTTTCTTTAAAGCAAAACCAGAACGTGGTATTGCCAGAGTGGTTTGTTTTTCGCCAAGACATGATTTGACTTTGCCAGAAATGGAGCTTCCGGCAATTGAGACTATAATTAGAACTTGGCAAAAAGAATACACGGATTTAGGAAGTGTAGATTACATTAACCACGTTCAAATTTTTGAAAACAAAGGAAGTGTAATGGGATGTAGCAATCCGCATCCGCACGGACAAATATGGGCGCAATCTTCTTTGCCTACTCAAGTAGAGAAAACGCAAAACAGCCTAAAAGAGTATTTCGATAAAAATCAAAGTAATCTTTTGCTGGATTATTTAAAAGAAGAATTAGAGCTAAAGGAACGTATCGTAATTGAGAACGAACACTTCGTGGCATTGGTTCCTTTTTGGGCAATTTGGCCATTTGAAACAATGATTATCAGCAAAAGACATATTACAAAAATAACGGAGTTCACATCAGAAGAAGTTTCGGCTTATGCTTCTATTTTAAAGGCATTAACGATAAAATACGATAATCTTTTTGAGACCTCTTTTCCGTATTCTTCAGGGATTCATCAGGCACCAACAGATGGAGAATCACACCGGGAATGGCAATTTCATATGCATTTTTATCCACCGTTATTGCGCTCGGCTTCCGTAAAAAAATTTATGGTAGGTTACGAAATGATGGGCGAAGCACAAAGAGATATTACTCCAGAAAAAAGTGCCGCAGTATTGAAAGCGCTTCCGGAGGTACATTATAAAAACAAATAA